One Thermoanaerobacter kivui genomic window, TGCTTTTGCACAGCCTTAAAAAGTCTTCTAAATTTCTTTCATAAACGGGAAAATTTTTCAAAGAAGCAGTCATAAAAGCTGTAAAATCCCTTATGGTTTTACCCCTTACCTGCATTTTTCCAGTGTTATGGTCTATAAGGCTTATGGGGATGTTGCTGGAAAGGCAAAATTTTGCTATAGAAACCATGCACTCTGCGCAATTTTCATCTAAAAATCCGTGCACATCATTTAAAAAGTGATTTTTATCAAGATCCCAGATAAAGGTAATTTAAAACTATAAAAAAAGCAAACTCATAAACAAGAAAATACAATACCTCTCCGCCGCTGAAAACAGCAAAGGCAATGCCTTTACAAGGGACGTTTTTCCAACCCCCGGCACGTCTTCTATGAGGACATGTCCTTAAGCTAGCAAAGCTATTATCACCAACTCAATAATCTTTCTTTTACCTATTATTACTTTTTCTATATTTTCTATAATTTTATCAATAATAATGTTATCCATTTTTACCTCCGCCATTTACATCAAATTATTTTTAAAAGTTCCATCATGTCATCAATTACATAGGTAGGTTTTGCCTCCTCTATGAGGCTAAAAGGTAGGACTGTCCACTTAACAGCCACGCTATTTACACCAGCGTTATAAGCGCATAATATATCATAAGGGCTATCTCCCACCATTAAAGCATTTTCTCTGTCTATCTTTAATAGTTCTAAAGCTTTTAAAATCGGGTCAGGATGCGGTTTGTGCTTTTCTGTATCTTCTAATGCCACAATTGTATCAAAATATTTTTCAATGTTAAAAAGCTTTAACCCCCTTATAGCCAAATCTCTTCTCTTAGATGTAACTATACCCATTTTTATACCATTATTATACATTAATTCGAGGGCTTTTTTTACATCTTCCCTTATTTTTGTGTATTTATCGTGATTCATCTCGTTATAATTTCTATAAGTATCAATCAACAATCCTCATTTATCTTCACTAAACCTCTTTAAAGTTGTAGGAAGAGGTTCTCCAAAATAAGGTATGACATCCTCTGGTTTTATTGTATACCCTAAATGTTGTTCTATTGTGTATTTAAAAGATTCTATAATAAGTTCGTTCGTGTCAATAATTGTACCATCCAAATCAAAAAGTACTGTTGTTATCCCCATATTATCTCCCTTCATAAATATCTTCGCTTATTTTAGTATACAAAAAAAATTCCCTCATAACAAGGGGCAAAGTCTAACAAAACTTATTATTCTGAAACTTGTTTAAAATAATGGATTATGCCTTTATATATTGCCCAAGCAATTTTATATTGATACTTTTCGTCATTTAAAAGCCTTTCTTCTTCAGGGTTTGACATGAAACCGCATTCTACAATGACCGCCGGCATTTTAGCGTTTCGCAAAATATAATAGCTGTTAGAACTTTTTGCCATTCTGTCATTGCTAGGGTCTAAAGTATTTCTTAACTCTTGCTGAATAAGTTCTGCCAACAATTTACCTTTTTCAGAGTTGTTTTGATAAAATACTTGTGCTCCTTTATATTTTGACTGACTAAAACTGTTTAAATGAATGCTAATCAAAATGTCTCCCATCGCTTCATTTGCTTTAACAACCCTATTTTTTAAATCCTTTGAAAGTGAAGCATCAGACAAAGTATCGTCTTCTCTCGTCATTATCACAAGGCCTCCACTCTCTTCTATAAGCTCTTTCAGTTTTTGCGCAATCTCGAGATTTAACTCGTCTTCGTCCTTACCGTATTTCCCCGGCTTTCCAGGGTCATGCCCGCCATGACCTGCATCTATCACAATGACTTTGTTCATTATTGGAACAAATTTAAAAGCAGGTATATATCTCTCTTTTGCATTATATAACGCTATTATTAAGCCTACAATCATTAAAAACACTGCCCATCTTGTAAGCCTCATGTCCACATCCCCTTCTCTTTTAGTAAAAATTATTCACTTAAAAGACTTTATATGTCACTTAATAAGAAAATTCACATATTATGATTAAAGAAAGGGGGTAAAAACATGGTTACTCTGGAATTCACATATGTAGTACAACCAGGAGATACGATATTTTCAATTGCTAAAAAGTTTAACACTTCAGTTGATGCCATTATCGCAAGAAACAATATCATAAATCCATCTTTGATATATCCAGGACAAACGCTTATCATTCCGGTACAAGGAAATTATTATACTGTGCAGCCGGGAGATACGCTATATCTTATAGCTCAAAAGTTCAACGTCCCTTATGAAGCTATTATTTACACAAACAACCTCACATATCCCTATACCATATATCCGGGGCAAAGACTGTTTATTCCTGGAGCATCAACAACAGCACCACAGCCTGTTCTACCTCCCCAAACTCCTCCTCAAAGGCCTTGCCCAACTTATTACACTGTACAACCAGGTGATACTTTGTGGAGTATAGCCCAAAAATTTGGGGTGTCAGTAGATGCACTAATTAAAGCAAATTACTTGGTAAATCCAAACTTGATATACGCCGGCCAAACTTTGATAATCCCTTGTCCTACATCGCCACCTATTGAATACCCCACACTAAAGATTGGAGATAGAGGGCCCTTTGTAGTAAATCTCCAAGCAAGGCTAAAATCCTTAGGTTTTGACCCCGGCCCTATTGATGGAATCTTCGGTTCAAAAACAGAAGCAGCTGTAAAAGCTTATCAACAAAACAGAGGATTGCCAGTAA contains:
- the cwlD gene encoding N-acetylmuramoyl-L-alanine amidase CwlD; the protein is MRLTRWAVFLMIVGLIIALYNAKERYIPAFKFVPIMNKVIVIDAGHGGHDPGKPGKYGKDEDELNLEIAQKLKELIEESGGLVIMTREDDTLSDASLSKDLKNRVVKANEAMGDILISIHLNSFSQSKYKGAQVFYQNNSEKGKLLAELIQQELRNTLDPSNDRMAKSSNSYYILRNAKMPAVIVECGFMSNPEEERLLNDEKYQYKIAWAIYKGIIHYFKQVSE
- a CDS encoding LysM peptidoglycan-binding domain-containing protein, whose product is MVTLEFTYVVQPGDTIFSIAKKFNTSVDAIIARNNIINPSLIYPGQTLIIPVQGNYYTVQPGDTLYLIAQKFNVPYEAIIYTNNLTYPYTIYPGQRLFIPGASTTAPQPVLPPQTPPQRPCPTYYTVQPGDTLWSIAQKFGVSVDALIKANYLVNPNLIYAGQTLIIPCPTSPPIEYPTLKIGDRGPFVVNLQARLKSLGFDPGPIDGIFGSKTEAAVKAYQQNRGLPVTGIVDDVTWNALLFGTPPVTTPTPLGKVYIVKPGDTLWNIAKAYNTTVYAILKANPDIKDPNLIYPGQRIIIPAPSQQTIHYQEVQQEVVEEEKEEEKEEEKE